One window from the genome of Streptomyces cadmiisoli encodes:
- a CDS encoding PP2C family protein-serine/threonine phosphatase: protein MIMSGWLRPRRSPYGGRWAFARLSPVIITVLITGLAFSTPREIAISRLLPAAPALAAAMWPVLPTVLLGMFCLVVMIGLGFVYPDLGTQYTAAAIVAVTLAAAYASHVRLQREEILLQVRLVADAAQRVLLRPLPRRIESVEIESLYVAAQEQARIGGDFYEAVGTPYGVRLLIGDVRGKGLSAVGAASAVISCFREAAYDEPDLRSIIDRLETSIARHSAAFPGQDLPERFATALIAEIPHGGGQVRLLNCGHPPPLLVHRGKLRVLEPTVPSPPLNLAALVGDRYCVDTIMFAPGDQLLLYTDGVTETRDRAGEFFPLPDWMRRQSPQPPGALLDRLHHDLLQHSGGRLDDDIAALAVRFPNALGRGGRPIDE from the coding sequence GTGATCATGTCCGGGTGGCTGCGGCCCCGCCGTTCCCCCTACGGCGGTCGGTGGGCATTTGCCCGGCTGTCACCGGTGATCATCACCGTCCTCATCACCGGTCTGGCCTTCTCCACGCCGAGGGAGATCGCCATCAGCCGTCTGCTGCCCGCCGCTCCCGCCCTGGCCGCCGCGATGTGGCCCGTGCTGCCGACGGTCCTGCTGGGGATGTTCTGCCTGGTGGTCATGATCGGCCTCGGTTTCGTCTACCCCGACCTGGGGACGCAGTACACCGCCGCCGCGATCGTCGCCGTCACCCTGGCGGCGGCCTACGCGAGCCACGTACGACTCCAGCGCGAGGAGATCCTCCTCCAGGTCCGGCTGGTCGCCGACGCGGCCCAACGGGTCCTGCTGCGTCCCCTGCCGCGCCGCATCGAGAGCGTCGAGATCGAATCGCTGTACGTGGCCGCCCAGGAGCAGGCCCGGATCGGCGGCGACTTCTACGAGGCGGTCGGCACACCGTACGGGGTACGGCTGCTCATCGGCGACGTGCGGGGCAAGGGCCTGTCCGCGGTGGGCGCGGCCTCCGCGGTGATCAGCTGTTTCCGGGAGGCCGCGTACGACGAGCCCGACCTCCGGAGCATCATCGATCGGCTCGAGACCAGCATCGCGCGCCACAGTGCCGCGTTCCCCGGGCAGGACCTCCCGGAGCGCTTCGCCACCGCCCTCATCGCCGAGATCCCGCACGGCGGCGGCCAGGTACGGCTCCTCAACTGCGGGCACCCCCCACCGCTGCTGGTGCACCGCGGGAAGCTCCGTGTCCTGGAGCCCACGGTGCCCTCGCCGCCCCTCAACCTCGCCGCGCTCGTCGGCGACCGCTACTGCGTCGACACCATCATGTTCGCTCCGGGCGACCAACTGCTGCTCTACACGGACGGCGTAACGGAGACCCGGGACCGCGCCGGCGAGTTCTTCCCGCTGCCCGACTGGATGCGGCGGCAGAGCCCGCAACCCCCCGGCGCGTTGCTCGACCGGCTGCACCATGACCTGCTCCAGCACAGCGGCGGAAGACTCGACGACGACATCGCGGCGCTCGCCGTACGGTTCCCGAACGCCCTGGGCCGGGGAGGCCGGCCGATCGACGAGTGA
- a CDS encoding ABC transporter substrate-binding protein — protein MRRRLISAALLLPLAFLATACGGDSAAQTSTGDGTDGKGSLTLDVGDQKGGSEAVLRAAGELDDLDYKIKWSTFSSGPPLLEAVNAKAVDIGGVGNTPPVFAAGAGSRITVVAAWHGTSKGDAILVPNGSKLTKPEQLKGKSVAVAQGSSAHYQLVASLKKAGLALGDIEPKYLQPADALAAFTSGKVDAWAVWDPYTSQVLHADQGRVLTTGDGVTNGLTFQVAAPDALRDEKKAAAVEDYLERLRRAQDWVFEHPEEWAKVWAEDTGLPYEVALASVKRTNASRVAVAVDEPLVRSEQEIADTFAELKLIPRTVDFSRYVDDRFNSDLPPSTSAPRVRKES, from the coding sequence ATGCGACGACGCCTCATTTCCGCCGCCCTGCTCCTGCCCCTCGCCTTCCTGGCCACCGCCTGCGGCGGTGACTCGGCGGCGCAGACGTCGACCGGCGACGGCACCGACGGCAAGGGCTCCCTCACGCTCGACGTCGGCGACCAGAAGGGCGGTTCCGAAGCCGTGCTGCGGGCCGCCGGGGAACTCGACGACCTGGACTACAAGATCAAGTGGTCCACCTTCAGCTCCGGACCGCCTCTGCTGGAGGCGGTGAACGCCAAGGCCGTCGACATCGGCGGCGTCGGCAACACCCCACCGGTGTTCGCGGCCGGCGCCGGTTCGCGGATCACCGTGGTGGCGGCCTGGCACGGCACCTCCAAGGGCGACGCCATCCTCGTGCCGAACGGCTCGAAGCTGACGAAACCCGAGCAGCTGAAGGGCAAGTCCGTGGCCGTGGCGCAGGGTTCGTCCGCGCACTACCAACTGGTCGCCTCCCTGAAGAAGGCCGGCCTCGCACTCGGCGACATCGAACCGAAGTACCTCCAGCCCGCCGACGCGCTGGCCGCGTTCACCAGCGGCAAGGTGGACGCGTGGGCGGTCTGGGACCCGTACACCTCACAGGTTCTCCACGCCGACCAGGGCCGGGTCCTGACCACCGGCGACGGCGTGACCAACGGTCTCACCTTCCAGGTGGCGGCTCCGGACGCGCTGCGGGACGAGAAGAAGGCGGCGGCCGTCGAGGACTACCTGGAACGGCTCAGGCGCGCCCAGGACTGGGTCTTCGAGCATCCGGAGGAGTGGGCGAAGGTGTGGGCCGAGGACACCGGGCTGCCCTACGAGGTCGCGCTCGCCTCGGTGAAGCGCACCAACGCCTCCCGCGTCGCGGTCGCCGTGGACGAGCCGCTCGTCCGATCCGAGCAGGAGATCGCGGACACCTTCGCCGAGCTGAAGCTGATCCCTCGCACCGTCGACTTCTCCCGGTACGTGGACGACCGCTTCAACAGCGACCTGCCCCCGTCCACGTCCGCGCCCCGCGTCCGCAAGGAGTCCTGA
- a CDS encoding SDR family oxidoreductase gives MNEQCTHHFPDDIRPRHRLHGKVALVTGASSGIGEASAKALAAQGAAVVLAARRPADLERVAGQITDAGGTALCVRADVTVDEDMAAAVRAGEEHFGGLDIAFNNAGSLGTPGLLAEQKPEAWAEDLGRVLTSVFLSMRHEIPALQRRGGGVIVNNASQLGVVGFGAGISSYVAGKHGVVGLTKAAALEYARQNIRVNALALASVDTPMYRATVADSPGTAHRFNGLHPLGRIATAEEAASAVVYLAGDEAGFFTGSVLVMDGGWTAQ, from the coding sequence TTGAACGAACAGTGCACACACCACTTCCCCGACGACATCCGCCCCCGGCACCGGCTGCACGGCAAGGTCGCCCTGGTGACGGGTGCCAGTTCCGGCATCGGCGAGGCCAGCGCCAAGGCACTGGCCGCCCAGGGCGCGGCCGTGGTGCTGGCCGCGCGCAGGCCCGCGGACCTTGAGCGGGTCGCCGGGCAGATCACCGACGCCGGGGGCACGGCGCTGTGCGTACGCGCCGATGTCACCGTCGACGAGGACATGGCCGCCGCGGTCAGGGCCGGCGAGGAACACTTCGGCGGCCTCGACATCGCCTTCAACAACGCCGGATCGCTCGGCACCCCGGGACTGCTCGCCGAGCAGAAGCCCGAGGCCTGGGCCGAGGACCTCGGCAGGGTGCTCACCAGTGTGTTCCTGTCCATGCGGCACGAGATCCCCGCCCTGCAGCGCAGAGGCGGCGGGGTGATCGTGAACAACGCCTCACAGCTCGGCGTCGTCGGGTTCGGTGCCGGGATCAGTTCCTATGTGGCCGGCAAGCACGGGGTGGTCGGCCTGACGAAGGCGGCGGCGCTGGAGTACGCCCGGCAGAACATCCGGGTCAACGCCCTGGCGCTTGCGTCGGTGGACACACCGATGTACCGCGCCACCGTCGCGGACAGCCCCGGAACGGCGCACCGGTTCAACGGCCTGCATCCCCTCGGCCGTATCGCCACCGCCGAGGAGGCCGCCTCGGCGGTGGTCTACCTCGCCGGGGACGAGGCGGGCTTCTTCACCGGCTCGGTGCTGGTGATGGACGGCGGATGGACCGCCCAGTGA
- a CDS encoding ABC transporter permease, with product MSISHAPPDSPKPDISGISVTKATGGDTTDPPPAGLERLVPASARRTRVPRWLRRTTGPLLLLALWQLLSSTGALTAEVLASPGRIAEVAGDLFADGSLPAAMGTSLQRVAAGLLLGTLIGTGLALLSGLFRVGEDLVDASVQMLRTVPFVGLIPLFIIWFGIGEAPKVAVITLGVTFPLYLNVYAGIRGVDARLIEAGESLGLSRRGLVRHVVLPGALPGALTGLRYSLGIAWLALVFAEQINADAGIGFLMVQARDFLRTDVIVVCLIVYAFLGLLADFVVRSLERLLLQWRPTFTGR from the coding sequence ATGAGCATCAGTCATGCCCCACCCGACTCTCCCAAGCCCGATATATCCGGCATTTCGGTGACCAAGGCCACGGGGGGCGACACCACCGACCCGCCCCCCGCCGGCCTCGAACGCCTCGTCCCCGCCTCCGCCCGCCGTACCCGCGTCCCCCGCTGGCTGCGCCGCACCACCGGCCCGCTCCTGCTGCTCGCCCTGTGGCAACTGCTCTCCTCGACGGGCGCGTTGACGGCCGAGGTGCTCGCCTCGCCCGGCCGGATCGCCGAGGTCGCCGGCGATCTGTTCGCGGACGGCTCGCTGCCCGCCGCCATGGGCACCTCGCTCCAGCGCGTCGCCGCGGGGCTGCTCCTCGGCACCCTCATCGGCACCGGACTCGCCCTCCTCTCCGGGCTGTTCCGGGTCGGCGAGGACCTGGTGGACGCCTCGGTGCAGATGCTGCGGACCGTGCCGTTCGTCGGCCTCATCCCCTTGTTCATCATCTGGTTCGGCATCGGCGAGGCCCCCAAGGTCGCCGTCATCACACTCGGCGTGACGTTCCCGCTCTACCTCAACGTGTACGCCGGGATCCGCGGCGTGGACGCCCGGCTCATCGAGGCCGGGGAGTCCCTCGGACTGTCCCGCCGGGGGCTCGTGCGGCACGTGGTCCTGCCGGGCGCGCTGCCCGGAGCGCTGACCGGGCTGCGCTACTCGCTCGGCATCGCCTGGCTGGCGCTCGTCTTCGCCGAGCAGATCAACGCGGACGCCGGCATCGGCTTCCTCATGGTCCAGGCACGCGACTTCCTGCGCACCGACGTGATCGTGGTCTGCCTGATCGTCTACGCCTTCCTCGGCCTGCTCGCCGACTTCGTGGTCCGCTCTCTCGAAAGGCTGCTGCTGCAATGGCGACCGACGTTCACCGGACGGTGA
- a CDS encoding ABC transporter ATP-binding protein gives MATDVHRTVSTTSRAQAVHVEGLSRSFDGRAVIDGLRLDVRPGEFVALLGRSGCGKSTLLRILAGLDRDIEGTVLVPRRKAVAFQAPRLMPWKKVWRNVVLGLPGKPQRALAERALAEVGLGGRATAWPRTLSGGEAQRASLARALVREPDLLLLDEPFGALDALTRIKAQRLVGELWQRRGCAVLLVTHDVEEAVLLADRVLVMDDGVIAHEQPVDLERPRDLTDPRFARLRARLLQRLGVDPTAEEA, from the coding sequence ATGGCGACCGACGTTCACCGGACGGTGAGCACCACCTCCCGGGCGCAGGCCGTGCACGTCGAGGGGCTGTCCCGCTCGTTCGACGGCCGGGCGGTCATCGACGGCCTCCGACTCGACGTCCGGCCGGGCGAGTTCGTCGCCCTGCTCGGTCGCAGCGGCTGCGGCAAGTCCACACTGCTGCGCATCCTCGCGGGCCTCGACCGCGACATCGAGGGCACCGTCCTGGTTCCGCGCCGCAAGGCCGTCGCGTTCCAGGCGCCCCGTCTGATGCCGTGGAAGAAGGTGTGGCGCAACGTGGTGCTCGGGCTGCCCGGAAAGCCCCAACGGGCCCTCGCGGAACGGGCGTTGGCCGAGGTGGGTCTGGGTGGTCGCGCGACCGCCTGGCCCAGGACCCTGTCCGGCGGCGAGGCCCAGCGCGCCTCGCTGGCCCGCGCCCTGGTCCGGGAACCCGATCTGCTGCTGCTCGACGAGCCGTTCGGCGCGCTCGACGCGCTCACCCGCATCAAGGCCCAGCGGCTGGTGGGCGAGTTGTGGCAGCGGCGCGGCTGCGCGGTGCTGCTCGTCACGCACGACGTCGAGGAGGCCGTACTTCTCGCCGACCGGGTCCTCGTGATGGACGACGGCGTGATCGCGCACGAGCAGCCCGTCGACCTGGAACGTCCGCGCGACCTGACCGATCCCCGGTTCGCGCGGCTGCGTGCCCGACTGCTGCAACGTCTCGGCGTCGACCCGACCGCCGAAGAGGCCTGA
- a CDS encoding putative leader peptide has product MLRSALLTTRGHIDLLRVASAACRRGC; this is encoded by the coding sequence ATGTTGCGTTCAGCCCTGCTCACCACGCGCGGTCACATCGACCTGCTGCGGGTGGCCTCCGCCGCGTGTCGCCGCGGCTGCTGA
- a CDS encoding MFS transporter produces MSLKLVSLMLCVFGITSGEFVIAGILPDVADDLDVSIPSAGLLVTAYAIGMIVGGPVLTALTARYPRKPLLVALMVIVVVGNLASALAPVYWVLFLARVVTALITATFFANAVVIAVSTAPEGRQASTVSKLAFGMNLSMMLGAPLGTFIGNNFGWRATFGVIAAVCLAGLLMVLPFVPDVASTTPGTSAVTELRVFRSREVRLAIVITGVANMGLLMVFTYFAPLLTDVSGFADGAVAVLLVVYGVGAAVGNFVGGWLSDRALMPSQVGLLGLLTAALLAAWAVSDSTAAAAVMVFLIGALGFSVIPGMQTRVLNTASSAPTLAIAVNASAYQVAAALAGWLGGLVIDGPGLRPVYLAAAAVTVCGILVSCYAWHRDRISVAAASRHKTEETSPA; encoded by the coding sequence ATGTCGTTGAAGCTCGTGTCCCTGATGCTGTGCGTGTTCGGCATCACCTCCGGCGAGTTCGTCATCGCCGGCATCCTCCCGGACGTCGCCGACGACCTCGACGTATCGATCCCCAGCGCCGGGCTCCTGGTCACCGCTTACGCCATCGGCATGATCGTCGGCGGTCCGGTGCTGACCGCGCTCACCGCCCGCTACCCGCGCAAGCCGCTGCTGGTGGCCCTGATGGTGATCGTGGTGGTGGGCAACCTCGCCTCCGCGCTGGCCCCGGTGTACTGGGTGCTGTTCCTGGCGCGGGTCGTGACCGCGCTGATCACCGCCACGTTCTTCGCCAACGCGGTCGTCATCGCCGTGTCCACGGCACCGGAGGGCAGACAGGCCTCCACGGTGTCCAAGCTGGCCTTCGGGATGAACCTGTCGATGATGCTCGGTGCACCGCTCGGCACCTTCATCGGCAACAACTTCGGCTGGCGGGCCACCTTCGGCGTCATCGCCGCCGTCTGTCTGGCCGGCCTGCTGATGGTGCTGCCGTTCGTGCCGGACGTGGCGAGCACGACCCCCGGGACCTCGGCCGTGACCGAACTGCGGGTCTTCCGCAGCCGGGAGGTCCGGCTGGCGATCGTCATCACCGGCGTCGCCAACATGGGCCTGCTGATGGTGTTCACCTATTTCGCGCCGCTGCTCACCGACGTCTCCGGGTTCGCCGACGGCGCGGTGGCGGTACTGCTGGTGGTGTACGGCGTCGGCGCGGCGGTCGGGAACTTCGTCGGCGGCTGGCTGTCCGACCGGGCCCTGATGCCGTCCCAGGTCGGCCTGCTGGGGCTGCTCACCGCGGCACTGCTGGCGGCCTGGGCGGTCAGCGACAGCACCGCCGCTGCGGCCGTGATGGTGTTCCTCATCGGCGCGCTCGGCTTCTCGGTGATCCCGGGCATGCAGACGCGGGTCCTGAACACCGCGAGTTCCGCGCCCACGTTGGCCATCGCGGTGAACGCCTCCGCGTACCAGGTGGCCGCCGCGCTGGCCGGCTGGCTGGGCGGCCTGGTCATCGACGGTCCGGGCCTGCGTCCGGTCTATCTCGCCGCCGCGGCCGTCACCGTCTGCGGGATTCTCGTGAGCTGCTACGCCTGGCACCGGGACCGGATCTCGGTCGCCGCCGCTTCCCGGCACAAGACCGAGGAGACCTCACCGGCCTGA
- a CDS encoding SpoIIE family protein phosphatase/ATP-binding protein has translation MASRFAGFQNISLRSLVGRSPRSVAGQVFLLQVVVVVLLVACGVLALVVQSKRDTTAEAERRSLAVAETFAHSPGVLAALQSPDPTKILQPLTEAGRKAAGVDFIVVMDTNGIRYTHPLPNQIGKRFVGRIGPSLRGQVYTESVVGPLGREVQTTVPVKDADGKVVGLVSAGLKVRNVASQVERQLPIILGAGAGALLLATGGMALVGRRLQRQTHSLAPEEMTRMYEHHDTVLHSVREGVLIIGADGRLLLANDEARRLLDLPPDAEGRHVTQLPSLEPETVALLVSGREATDEVHAAGERLLAVNQRPTDHAAGPGGTVVTLRDSTELQAVTGRAEVARERLNLLYDAGLCIGTTLDVARTADELAHVAVPRFADFATVDLADAVLHGDEPAPTATGIRRTAVCGVRDDHPLYEKDRLIDFLPSTPQAHGYGTGRPELVADLSTAAGWHAQDPVRTREIMDYGIHSLVAAPIRARGAVLGMANFWRAENRAPFDDEDLALAEELVARAAISIDNARRYTREHALAVTLQRSLLPRALPEQSALEVGYRYLPAQSGVSGDWFDVIPLPGGRVALVVGDVVGHGLHAAATMGRLRTAVHNFSTLDLPPDELLGHLDDLVGRIDQEETDTESAAGILGATCLYAIYDPVTRSCAMARAGHPAPALVHPDGSVTFADLPAGPPLGLGGTPFQTTELELTDGTQIVLYTDGLIEDRSRDLDVGMEMLREALAGAPDRPPDESCQAALDALLSGRPGDDVALLVARTRALPPDQVVDWDVPPEPAAVSGMRDAVSEKLDEWGLTELGFSVELVLSELITNAIRHGSEPIHVRLIRDRTLICEVSDGSSTSPHLRYAATMDEGGRGLFLVSQMAERWGTRYTPQGKVIWAEQALPATLPELGPPPAGPDAAPDNGT, from the coding sequence ATGGCGAGTCGTTTCGCCGGTTTTCAGAACATATCGCTGAGGTCACTGGTGGGCAGGAGCCCGCGAAGCGTTGCGGGCCAGGTTTTCCTCCTCCAGGTGGTCGTGGTGGTCCTGCTCGTGGCCTGCGGCGTCCTCGCTCTGGTCGTGCAGTCGAAACGGGACACCACCGCCGAGGCCGAGCGCCGCTCCCTGGCCGTGGCGGAGACCTTCGCACACTCACCCGGTGTCCTGGCCGCGCTCCAGAGTCCCGACCCGACCAAGATCCTCCAGCCGCTCACCGAGGCCGGGCGCAAGGCCGCCGGGGTCGACTTCATCGTGGTCATGGACACCAACGGCATCCGGTACACCCACCCCCTGCCGAACCAGATCGGCAAACGGTTCGTCGGGCGGATCGGGCCGTCGCTGCGCGGGCAGGTCTACACGGAGAGCGTCGTGGGCCCGCTCGGCCGGGAGGTGCAGACCACGGTCCCCGTCAAGGACGCCGACGGGAAGGTGGTGGGCCTCGTCTCGGCGGGCCTGAAGGTCCGCAACGTGGCCAGTCAGGTGGAACGCCAGCTGCCGATCATCCTCGGCGCGGGCGCGGGCGCCCTGCTGCTGGCCACCGGCGGTATGGCCCTGGTCGGCAGACGGCTGCAACGGCAGACCCACAGCCTGGCGCCCGAAGAGATGACCCGTATGTACGAACACCACGACACGGTGTTGCACTCCGTGCGTGAAGGGGTCCTCATCATCGGTGCCGACGGGCGGCTGCTGCTGGCCAACGACGAGGCGCGACGGCTGCTGGACCTGCCTCCCGACGCCGAGGGAAGGCATGTGACGCAGCTGCCGTCGCTGGAGCCCGAGACGGTGGCGCTGCTGGTCTCGGGGCGCGAGGCCACCGACGAGGTGCACGCCGCAGGAGAACGGCTGCTCGCCGTCAACCAGCGGCCCACGGACCACGCCGCGGGCCCCGGGGGAACGGTGGTCACGCTGCGCGACTCCACCGAGCTCCAGGCGGTGACCGGCCGGGCGGAGGTCGCGCGGGAGCGCCTCAACCTGCTGTACGACGCCGGACTGTGCATCGGCACCACCCTCGACGTGGCCCGCACGGCCGACGAACTCGCCCACGTCGCCGTACCCCGGTTCGCCGACTTCGCCACCGTGGACCTGGCCGACGCCGTGCTGCACGGCGACGAGCCCGCCCCCACGGCGACGGGCATACGGCGCACCGCCGTCTGCGGCGTCCGCGACGATCACCCGCTCTACGAGAAGGACCGGCTGATCGACTTTCTGCCCTCCACCCCCCAGGCGCACGGCTACGGCACCGGCCGCCCCGAACTGGTGGCCGACCTGTCGACCGCCGCGGGCTGGCACGCGCAGGACCCGGTCCGCACCAGAGAGATCATGGACTACGGCATCCATTCCCTGGTCGCCGCGCCGATCCGGGCCCGGGGTGCCGTGCTCGGCATGGCCAACTTCTGGCGGGCCGAGAACCGCGCCCCCTTCGACGACGAGGACCTGGCGCTGGCCGAGGAGCTGGTGGCGCGCGCCGCGATCAGCATCGACAACGCCCGCCGGTACACCCGCGAGCACGCCCTGGCGGTCACCCTCCAGCGCAGCCTGCTGCCGCGGGCCCTGCCCGAGCAGAGCGCCCTGGAGGTCGGCTACCGCTACCTCCCCGCCCAGTCGGGGGTCAGTGGCGACTGGTTCGACGTGATCCCGCTGCCGGGCGGCCGCGTCGCGCTGGTCGTCGGCGATGTGGTCGGCCACGGTCTGCACGCCGCCGCCACGATGGGCCGCCTGCGGACCGCGGTGCACAACTTCTCCACGCTCGACCTCCCGCCCGACGAGCTGCTCGGCCATCTGGACGACCTGGTCGGCCGTATCGACCAGGAGGAGACCGACACGGAGAGCGCCGCGGGAATCCTGGGGGCCACCTGCCTGTACGCGATCTACGACCCGGTGACCCGCAGCTGCGCCATGGCACGCGCGGGCCACCCGGCACCCGCGCTGGTCCACCCCGACGGGAGCGTCACCTTCGCCGACCTGCCGGCCGGACCGCCGCTCGGCCTCGGCGGCACCCCGTTCCAGACCACCGAGCTGGAACTCACCGACGGCACCCAGATCGTCCTGTACACGGACGGTCTCATCGAGGACCGCTCCCGCGATCTGGACGTGGGGATGGAGATGCTGCGCGAGGCTCTGGCGGGCGCTCCCGACCGACCGCCCGACGAGAGCTGCCAGGCCGCGCTGGACGCGCTGCTGTCCGGGCGGCCGGGGGACGACGTCGCCCTGCTCGTAGCGCGCACCCGGGCGCTGCCGCCGGACCAGGTCGTGGACTGGGACGTCCCGCCCGAGCCCGCCGCCGTGTCGGGCATGCGCGACGCCGTGTCCGAGAAGCTGGACGAGTGGGGCCTGACCGAGCTCGGCTTCAGCGTCGAACTGGTCCTGAGCGAGCTGATCACCAACGCGATCCGGCACGGCTCGGAACCGATCCATGTGCGGCTGATCCGCGACCGCACCCTGATCTGCGAGGTGTCCGACGGCAGCAGCACCTCGCCGCATCTTCGCTATGCCGCGACCATGGACGAGGGCGGCCGGGGTCTGTTCCTGGTGTCGCAGATGGCCGAACGCTGGGGCACCCGGTACACACCCCAGGGCAAGGTGATCTGGGCCGAGCAGGCCCTCCCGGCGACCCTCCCGGAACTCGGCCCGCCACCGGCCGGCCCGGACGCCGCACCCGACAACGGGACCTGA
- a CDS encoding secondary thiamine-phosphate synthase enzyme YjbQ, whose product MSDAFTTRVLHVASGSAETVVDLTRDCEAFLRQAAAGRDGLLNVFVPHATAGIAIIETGAGSDDDLLTALHTLLPADDRWQHRHGSPGHGRDHVLPALVPPHATLPVVAGRLELGTWQSVCLVDTNRDNPDRQVRLSFLGGS is encoded by the coding sequence ATGTCAGATGCGTTCACCACCCGGGTTCTGCACGTCGCCTCAGGCTCCGCGGAGACGGTCGTCGACCTCACCCGTGACTGCGAGGCCTTCCTGCGGCAGGCCGCCGCAGGCCGCGACGGCCTGCTCAACGTCTTCGTCCCGCACGCCACCGCCGGCATCGCGATCATCGAGACGGGCGCCGGCAGCGACGACGACCTCCTCACCGCCCTGCACACCCTGCTGCCCGCCGACGACCGCTGGCAGCACCGGCACGGCAGTCCGGGCCACGGCCGCGACCACGTCCTGCCCGCGCTCGTACCCCCGCACGCGACCCTGCCCGTGGTCGCCGGACGGCTGGAACTCGGGACGTGGCAGTCGGTGTGCCTGGTGGACACGAACCGGGACAACCCCGATCGGCAGGTGCGGCTGAGCTTCCTCGGGGGTTCGTGA
- a CDS encoding cupin domain-containing protein, which produces MTFPDMAHDEKGRLIPESEQTAVWLLGGLAQIRVPGSATRDSFTVVQHTGDRGYNTPLHVHHYEDEVFIVLDGTLRMVCDGEEQIAEAGSTMIVPRTLPHGFVTTSERARFLTIHSTPQPDRRPQFDRFLAAELPHAKALTLPTEDLPGPDLDHLVALGSSYAFRYAGPAPTP; this is translated from the coding sequence ATGACCTTCCCGGACATGGCCCACGACGAGAAGGGCCGGCTGATCCCGGAGTCCGAGCAGACCGCGGTGTGGCTGCTCGGCGGCCTGGCGCAGATACGGGTGCCCGGCTCCGCCACCAGGGACAGCTTCACCGTCGTCCAGCACACCGGCGACCGCGGCTACAACACCCCGCTGCACGTCCACCACTACGAGGACGAGGTGTTCATCGTCCTGGACGGCACCCTGCGCATGGTCTGCGACGGCGAGGAGCAGATCGCGGAGGCCGGCAGCACCATGATCGTGCCCCGGACCCTGCCGCACGGCTTCGTGACCACCTCCGAGCGGGCCCGCTTCCTGACCATCCACTCGACACCGCAGCCGGACCGCCGGCCGCAGTTCGACCGGTTCCTGGCGGCGGAGCTGCCGCACGCCAAGGCGCTCACCCTGCCGACCGAGGACCTCCCCGGTCCCGACCTGGACCACCTCGTCGCGCTGGGTTCGTCCTACGCGTTCCGCTACGCGGGCCCCGCGCCCACCCCGTAG